A genomic window from Vagococcus sp. CY52-2 includes:
- the fabG gene encoding 3-oxoacyl-[acyl-carrier-protein] reductase: protein MFKGKTVVITGSSRGIGRQLAIRFAKEGANIVLNARKEIPQELIGKIESYQVETHVVIGDVQEFDEAKKLIDEAHSRFGRVDVLINNAGITRDTLLMRMTEEMFDEVISVNLKGTFNTIHHVSKLMLKQRFGTIINMSSVIGEIGNAGQANYAASKAGIIGLTKSTAKELSARGITCNAIAPGFIETDMTDSLSDKIKETTLSHIPLKRLGKTDDIADTALFLASQSYITGQVINVDGGMVMNG from the coding sequence ATGTTTAAAGGAAAAACAGTTGTGATTACAGGAAGTTCACGAGGGATCGGAAGGCAACTAGCGATTCGTTTTGCAAAAGAAGGTGCCAATATTGTATTAAATGCAAGAAAAGAAATACCTCAAGAGCTGATTGGAAAAATCGAATCTTATCAAGTGGAAACACATGTTGTGATTGGAGATGTACAAGAATTTGACGAGGCTAAAAAATTAATTGATGAGGCACATAGTCGGTTTGGACGTGTGGATGTTTTAATTAATAATGCCGGAATAACAAGAGACACTTTATTAATGAGAATGACAGAAGAGATGTTTGATGAAGTGATTTCTGTTAACTTAAAAGGAACATTCAATACGATTCATCATGTGTCAAAATTAATGTTAAAGCAACGTTTCGGAACCATTATTAATATGTCGAGTGTCATTGGGGAAATAGGTAACGCTGGACAAGCAAATTATGCAGCGAGTAAAGCAGGCATTATTGGGTTAACAAAATCAACAGCCAAAGAATTGTCAGCTCGTGGTATCACGTGTAATGCCATTGCTCCAGGTTTTATCGAAACAGATATGACAGATAGCTTGTCTGACAAAATAAAAGAAACAACGTTATCTCATATTCCATTAAAAAGATTAGGTAAAACAGATGATATTGCAGACACCGCTCTATTTTTAGCAAGCCAATCATACATCACTGGTCAAGTGATTAATGTTGATGGCGGTATGGTAATGAATGGTTAG
- the fabD gene encoding ACP S-malonyltransferase produces MTIGFMFSGQGSQYIGMGKELYDEFPIFKEHVECASDVLSFDMAQLLFEENNQLHMTKYTQPAIVTMSCATSAVVKQEFGIVASMVAGLSLGEYSALVENHSLSFSDAVALVFKRGDLMASAVKEGQGAMSAVIGLDRETVETICQSITQLNHIVLPVNYNMPQQIVIAGDTLAVTEAEKQLSESGAKKVVRLNVSGPFHTPLMAQAAEIFFETLQRINFSASSIPLITNVTGKVLSNTIDIKENLKQQMMTPVYWEETAHTFKQESVENLIELGPGKTLSHFIRASESTINVQNVENIKTLNQLGKKLMKWGY; encoded by the coding sequence ATGACAATCGGATTTATGTTTAGCGGTCAAGGTAGTCAATATATTGGTATGGGAAAAGAATTATATGATGAATTTCCGATATTTAAGGAGCATGTTGAGTGTGCTAGTGATGTCTTATCCTTTGATATGGCTCAGTTATTGTTTGAAGAAAACAATCAGCTACATATGACAAAATATACACAACCAGCCATTGTAACGATGAGTTGTGCCACGTCAGCTGTTGTTAAACAAGAATTTGGCATAGTAGCTTCTATGGTAGCAGGTCTTAGTTTAGGTGAGTATAGTGCTTTGGTAGAAAATCATTCACTTTCTTTTTCTGATGCGGTGGCGTTAGTTTTCAAACGAGGTGATTTGATGGCATCAGCTGTAAAAGAAGGTCAAGGAGCCATGAGTGCAGTGATTGGATTAGATAGAGAAACAGTTGAAACGATTTGTCAGTCGATTACGCAATTAAACCACATAGTGTTACCTGTGAATTATAATATGCCACAACAGATTGTGATTGCAGGAGATACGTTAGCTGTAACAGAGGCAGAAAAGCAATTAAGTGAATCTGGCGCTAAAAAGGTTGTTCGTCTTAATGTGAGTGGTCCGTTTCACACTCCATTAATGGCACAGGCAGCAGAGATATTTTTTGAAACGTTGCAACGGATCAATTTTTCCGCTTCTAGTATTCCTTTAATCACAAATGTCACAGGAAAGGTATTATCTAATACAATTGATATCAAAGAAAACTTGAAACAACAAATGATGACACCTGTTTATTGGGAAGAAACCGCTCATACATTTAAACAAGAATCAGTTGAAAACTTAATCGAGTTAGGACCAGGTAAAACACTTAGTCATTTTATTCGAGCAAGTGAGAGTACGATAAACGTACAAAATGTTGAAAATATAAAAACACTGAATCAACTAGGTAAAAAGTTGATGAAATGGGGGTACTAG
- the fabK gene encoding enoyl-[acyl-carrier-protein] reductase FabK, which translates to MKQSTICQLLNIEYPVIQGAMAWVAEETLASAVSNAGGLGLIASGHAPKEVIQEKIQAARTLTDKTFGVNIMLMSPFVEDIVDLVIEERVKVITTGAGSPGKYMKRFKEAGIIVIPVVASVAQAKRMEKEGADAVVVEGMEGGGHIGKSTTMTLVPQVADAVSIPVIAAGGIGDGRGVAAALMLGAQAVQLGTRFLVSKESIAHNNFKTKVVKAKDIDTVVTGMLTGHPVRGLRNKLTQTFEKAERVEGGKEQPDFDRLEDLGKGALKRAVIDGDIKNSSMMAGQIAGMIKTDDQTCEEIIQELIAETQDVLKNRYTEWILDKE; encoded by the coding sequence ATGAAACAATCGACAATTTGTCAACTTTTAAATATAGAATATCCCGTCATTCAAGGTGCAATGGCTTGGGTGGCGGAAGAAACGTTAGCCAGTGCAGTGTCAAATGCAGGAGGTTTAGGACTGATTGCATCAGGTCATGCACCAAAAGAGGTGATTCAAGAAAAAATTCAAGCGGCAAGAACGCTAACTGATAAAACATTTGGGGTCAATATCATGTTAATGTCCCCATTTGTTGAAGACATCGTTGACTTAGTGATTGAAGAGCGAGTAAAAGTGATTACAACAGGTGCAGGTTCACCAGGTAAATACATGAAACGTTTTAAAGAAGCAGGCATTATCGTGATACCAGTTGTTGCGTCAGTGGCACAAGCCAAACGCATGGAAAAAGAAGGCGCAGATGCGGTTGTGGTTGAAGGAATGGAAGGTGGCGGACATATTGGAAAATCTACTACCATGACGCTCGTTCCGCAAGTAGCTGATGCAGTTAGTATCCCTGTTATCGCTGCAGGGGGAATTGGGGATGGACGAGGTGTTGCAGCAGCATTAATGCTTGGCGCACAAGCTGTTCAACTTGGAACTAGATTTTTAGTATCAAAAGAATCTATTGCTCATAATAATTTTAAAACAAAAGTAGTTAAAGCAAAAGATATAGATACCGTTGTGACAGGAATGCTAACTGGTCATCCAGTTAGAGGCCTTCGAAATAAATTGACTCAAACATTTGAAAAAGCAGAACGTGTTGAAGGTGGTAAAGAACAACCTGATTTTGATCGATTGGAAGATCTAGGTAAGGGAGCTTTAAAACGAGCAGTCATTGATGGGGATATAAAAAATAGTTCTATGATGGCAGGACAAATTGCTGGTATGATCAAAACGGATGATCAAACGTGTGAGGAAATTATTCAAGAACTTATAGCTGAAACACAGGATGTTTTGAAAAATCGTTACACTGAATGGATACTAGATAAGGAGTAA
- a CDS encoding acyl carrier protein, whose translation MTTFEKIQEIIVDQLGKEEEEVQLTTNFREELDADSLDLFQILNDIEDAFEEYDVKIETDEGLTTVQDLVNFVDKQIAANK comes from the coding sequence ATGACAACATTTGAGAAAATTCAGGAAATCATTGTGGATCAATTAGGGAAAGAGGAAGAAGAAGTACAATTAACAACAAACTTTAGAGAAGAATTAGATGCAGATAGTTTAGATTTATTCCAAATTCTAAATGATATTGAAGACGCATTTGAAGAATATGATGTCAAGATTGAAACAGATGAAGGATTAACAACAGTTCAAGATTTAGTTAATTTCGTTGACAAACAAATTGCTGCAAATAAATAA
- a CDS encoding beta-ketoacyl-ACP synthase III, which produces MLYPKITKTAKALPKKNVTNKELEIFLDTSDEWIEQRTGIKERRIAVEETTTSLSIEVAKQLVKDIDANSIDLIIVATMSADMSTPSVACLVQESIGAHRSICFDINAACSGFIYALSVVKNYLSGEHIQRALVIGTDVMSRLVDWSDRQTAVLFGDGSGGVLIEKTSDTPSFIGELIQADGRRSSALYGHSHIRQNRFSDVTGQPYLTMNGKQIFDFALRDVSKNMVQILETNNTTSNEIDFVLAHQANYRILLALSKKTGIKKEKFLTNVAQFGNTSAASIPILLDDVVNKKIVTLSGNSLCLLTGYGAGLTWGSLLIKL; this is translated from the coding sequence ATGCTATATCCTAAGATAACTAAAACAGCGAAAGCATTACCGAAAAAGAACGTCACGAATAAAGAGCTAGAAATATTTTTAGATACTAGCGATGAGTGGATTGAGCAACGAACAGGAATTAAAGAGAGACGTATTGCTGTAGAAGAAACGACAACTTCATTAAGTATTGAGGTAGCAAAACAATTAGTAAAAGATATTGATGCTAACTCAATTGATTTAATTATCGTTGCGACAATGTCAGCTGATATGTCAACACCGTCTGTTGCGTGTTTAGTACAAGAGAGTATTGGGGCTCACCGATCGATTTGTTTTGATATTAATGCTGCTTGCTCTGGATTTATTTATGCCTTATCAGTGGTAAAGAACTATTTGTCAGGAGAACATATACAACGTGCTCTTGTGATAGGGACAGATGTGATGAGTCGGCTAGTTGATTGGTCAGATAGGCAAACAGCTGTATTGTTTGGCGATGGATCAGGTGGTGTTTTAATAGAAAAAACTTCTGATACACCTAGTTTTATAGGAGAATTGATCCAAGCAGACGGTAGGAGATCAAGTGCTTTATATGGCCATAGTCATATAAGACAAAATCGTTTTAGTGATGTAACTGGACAGCCTTATTTGACAATGAATGGGAAACAAATTTTTGATTTTGCATTAAGGGATGTCTCGAAAAATATGGTGCAGATTTTAGAAACTAACAATACGACATCTAACGAAATTGATTTTGTATTAGCTCATCAAGCCAATTATCGTATTCTTTTAGCTCTTTCGAAAAAAACGGGAATCAAGAAGGAAAAATTTTTAACTAACGTGGCACAATTTGGTAACACGTCAGCTGCATCTATCCCTATTTTATTGGATGATGTGGTGAATAAAAAAATAGTGACACTATCTGGTAACTCATTGTGCCTATTAACAGGATATGGTGCAGGTCTTACTTGGGGTAGTCTATTAATTAAATTATAA
- a CDS encoding MarR family winged helix-turn-helix transcriptional regulator, whose protein sequence is MDEKITIVNSQLVKVFNDILTIEETELKKSDFSDLSIKEMHTIEAIGMGGNKTTGEVAKELSITVGTLTVAINNLVKKGYVDRVRSESDRRIVRLKLTNRGRLFYRVHQHFHKKMVEAVLEDMSEEEKKALVKGLSSLHHFLKKYY, encoded by the coding sequence ATGGATGAGAAAATTACGATTGTCAATTCACAATTAGTTAAAGTATTTAATGACATTTTAACCATTGAAGAAACTGAACTAAAAAAGAGTGATTTTTCTGATTTATCAATTAAAGAAATGCATACCATAGAAGCCATTGGTATGGGTGGAAACAAAACAACAGGTGAAGTAGCAAAAGAATTGTCAATAACCGTCGGAACATTGACTGTTGCAATCAATAATTTGGTGAAAAAAGGTTATGTTGATCGTGTGAGAAGTGAAAGTGATCGCCGTATTGTTCGATTAAAATTAACAAATAGAGGTCGATTATTTTATCGCGTCCATCAGCATTTCCATAAAAAAATGGTTGAAGCAGTGCTAGAGGATATGTCTGAGGAAGAAAAAAAAGCATTGGTTAAAGGCCTTAGTAGCTTGCATCATTTTTTAAAAAAATATTATTAA
- a CDS encoding YitT family protein: MGNITEAYRKNEAIKQGLIIIIAGLAIAVGLNMFLIPADVFSVGVNGISQLISGVLAKAFNINIGTGIWIFILNIPIAILGWIKLGRSATILSLLTVLSVSVMTIVIPVVQVTDNPLMNAIIGGVLSGLAVGLTMKYGFSTGGMDIVSLVLSKTTGRTVGSLMFIINLFIIAAAGFLFSWESALYTIISIFCTTQVVDKIHTSHQKVTAFIMTNRTEEVIFSVQQSIVRGMTLLPGTGVFSRKDVSVIMMVVTRYELYDLEQAVYNADDKAFINIIPTQTVVGQFWSEDDQKKIRASRVEGL; the protein is encoded by the coding sequence TTGGGAAATATCACCGAGGCATATCGTAAAAATGAAGCAATTAAGCAAGGGCTAATTATTATTATTGCTGGTTTAGCCATAGCTGTTGGCTTAAATATGTTTTTGATTCCCGCTGATGTTTTTTCAGTCGGGGTAAACGGGATATCGCAATTAATTTCTGGTGTTTTAGCTAAGGCATTTAATATAAATATTGGGACAGGGATTTGGATTTTTATATTAAATATCCCGATTGCTATTTTAGGTTGGATAAAATTAGGTCGTTCGGCTACCATTCTAAGTTTATTAACTGTCTTGTCAGTATCTGTGATGACCATCGTTATTCCTGTTGTACAAGTGACAGATAATCCCTTAATGAATGCAATCATTGGTGGGGTATTGTCTGGGTTAGCTGTTGGACTTACGATGAAATATGGATTTAGTACTGGTGGGATGGATATTGTCTCTTTAGTTTTATCAAAGACAACCGGTAGAACAGTGGGATCACTGATGTTTATTATCAATCTATTTATCATTGCAGCTGCTGGTTTCTTATTCAGTTGGGAATCAGCGTTATATACTATTATTTCAATTTTTTGTACAACTCAAGTGGTAGATAAAATACACACAAGTCATCAAAAAGTGACCGCTTTTATTATGACAAATAGAACGGAAGAAGTTATTTTTTCTGTTCAACAATCAATTGTACGTGGGATGACTTTGTTACCAGGAACTGGAGTATTTTCACGTAAAGATGTTTCAGTTATTATGATGGTTGTGACTCGCTATGAATTATATGATTTAGAACAGGCCGTCTATAATGCAGATGATAAAGCCTTTATTAATATTATTCCAACTCAAACAGTTGTTGGCCAATTTTGGAGCGAAGATGATCAAAAGAAAATTAGAGCATCAAGAGTGGAGGGGTTATAA
- a CDS encoding NADPH-dependent oxidoreductase produces MNEVIHLQLRHKSIRKFKDKTLSQDIVDTLVDVARHTATSNFMQSYSIVCLTSKEKKQKLANICNQPYVAEASHVFIFVADQYRNKQIATENNQETSVLHNMDRYMVAMTDAVLAAQNVNLAAESLDLGTVFLGSILNDNEAVKELLELPELTFAVLGLAIGYKDQEPQLKPRLPKEMMFFEENYQTFDNYIGKLKKYDNIVTDYYDLRDANKRIDSFTHQITQGMNRKPEKRLRIKSDIEKQGFMID; encoded by the coding sequence ATGAATGAAGTAATTCATTTACAATTACGTCATAAGAGTATTAGAAAATTTAAGGATAAAACATTATCACAAGATATTGTTGATACATTGGTTGATGTTGCCAGACATACCGCAACAAGTAATTTTATGCAGTCGTATAGTATAGTGTGTTTAACATCAAAAGAAAAGAAACAAAAGTTGGCTAACATTTGCAATCAACCTTATGTGGCTGAAGCAAGTCATGTGTTTATTTTTGTGGCTGATCAATATCGAAATAAACAAATTGCGACAGAAAATAATCAAGAGACCTCTGTTCTACATAATATGGATCGTTATATGGTTGCAATGACCGATGCTGTTTTAGCTGCGCAAAATGTAAATTTAGCTGCTGAAAGTTTAGATCTTGGTACTGTTTTTTTAGGAAGTATTTTAAATGATAATGAGGCAGTAAAAGAATTATTGGAATTACCAGAATTAACCTTTGCCGTTCTGGGGTTAGCTATAGGTTATAAAGATCAAGAGCCACAATTGAAACCACGTTTACCAAAAGAAATGATGTTTTTTGAAGAAAATTATCAAACGTTTGATAACTATATTGGTAAATTAAAAAAATACGATAATATCGTAACTGATTATTATGATTTGCGAGATGCTAATAAGAGAATTGACTCATTTACTCATCAAATTACACAAGGGATGAATCGAAAACCTGAAAAACGATTGAGAATAAAATCAGATATTGAAAAACAAGGATTTATGATTGACTAA
- a CDS encoding 5'-nucleotidase C-terminal domain-containing protein, whose protein sequence is MEKGKVSVKFISLLCFMLVFGILFPAIPVFAEETQETTTTTTENVEIQENNQKETSTSTKEEKQTDDSELSTDESVTNSESSQEKKNKPTDFNFSIMHTNDMHGRMQYEDGKVIGLAKLKTFKDSKNPTLMLDSGDAMQGLAISNFGKGMDMARAMSHIPYDAVAVGNHEFDFGYDQAMAYQQILPMVSANVEKNGKESFKPYQMIEKDGKKFAVIGLSTPETAFKTHPDNVKNVTFADPIPVAKKMMEQLKGKADVFVFLSHLGVDQTTPVEWRGDTLAKNLSETYHKEKIVVLDGHSHTALPTGQTYGNVLLAQTGNYLNNVGLINISYNGENPTFKAELIPASEFKDIKEDETIKKIIDETKQKFDDEMNQVVLENNPVQFEGQGDNVRTRETNLGNIIADSLYDYGQTGFKNGQTDLAVINGGGIRTNINKGKVTKGDILAVLPFGNTISQIDVTGKEIKEMFEYSLRSEVQKDKSTGQVMIDETTKQPILGRNGGFLQVSDSVKIHYDSTKQGAGNKPEDNQAGQRVWSIKIKNKATGEFERLDESKMYKLATNDFLAAGGDGYTMLGGSREEGPSLDQVFTDFLSDISVDKSEKILPIRSAKYAIMDYEKAIPYSRIIPSETSEDIIATPLEELEKTITESKKLSESDYTVKSWIAFSEELVKAEKVLTDKDESKAKEINSALVKQKEALVSIKTLKALVKETDRLKEVDYTVNTWHVLTNALTEANKVLTDAQSKEIDVTVDTVKEVEEALTKAIKNLAKATANNTTKNKPTTTNSLPKTGEKVFNFVSIGLILTAVASATYVFKNKAS, encoded by the coding sequence TTGGAAAAAGGAAAGGTTTCGGTAAAATTTATTAGTTTGTTATGCTTTATGTTAGTTTTTGGTATTCTTTTTCCAGCAATACCAGTGTTTGCTGAAGAAACACAAGAAACGACGACAACTACAACAGAAAATGTAGAAATACAAGAAAATAATCAAAAAGAAACAAGTACATCTACAAAAGAAGAAAAACAAACAGATGATAGCGAATTGTCTACTGATGAATCAGTAACCAATTCAGAAAGTAGCCAAGAAAAGAAAAATAAACCAACAGATTTTAATTTTAGTATTATGCATACAAATGATATGCATGGACGTATGCAGTATGAAGATGGAAAAGTGATTGGTTTAGCTAAGCTAAAAACATTTAAAGATAGCAAAAATCCAACATTAATGCTTGATAGTGGAGATGCTATGCAAGGATTAGCCATTTCAAATTTTGGTAAAGGGATGGACATGGCACGTGCTATGAGCCATATTCCTTATGATGCTGTTGCAGTTGGAAATCATGAATTTGATTTTGGTTATGATCAAGCCATGGCATATCAACAGATTTTACCTATGGTATCTGCTAATGTTGAAAAAAATGGTAAAGAGTCATTTAAGCCCTATCAGATGATTGAAAAAGACGGGAAAAAATTTGCAGTGATAGGGTTATCAACACCAGAGACAGCGTTTAAAACACATCCAGATAATGTTAAAAATGTGACATTTGCTGATCCAATCCCTGTAGCTAAAAAAATGATGGAGCAATTGAAAGGTAAGGCAGATGTGTTTGTCTTTTTGAGTCATCTTGGAGTAGATCAAACAACTCCGGTAGAGTGGCGTGGTGATACATTAGCAAAAAATTTATCTGAGACATATCATAAAGAAAAAATAGTGGTATTAGACGGTCATTCTCATACAGCTCTTCCTACTGGCCAAACCTATGGGAATGTATTACTAGCACAAACTGGAAATTATTTAAATAACGTTGGGTTAATTAATATCAGTTATAATGGTGAAAATCCAACTTTTAAAGCAGAATTAATACCAGCATCAGAGTTTAAAGACATTAAAGAAGATGAAACGATAAAGAAAATAATTGATGAAACAAAACAGAAATTTGATGACGAAATGAATCAAGTTGTTCTAGAAAATAATCCTGTTCAATTTGAAGGTCAAGGGGATAATGTTCGGACAAGAGAAACAAACTTAGGAAATATTATCGCTGACTCACTATATGATTATGGACAAACTGGATTTAAAAATGGACAAACAGACTTGGCTGTAATTAATGGTGGAGGAATTCGTACCAACATTAATAAAGGAAAAGTGACAAAAGGGGATATTTTAGCAGTTCTACCTTTTGGCAATACTATTTCTCAAATTGATGTGACAGGTAAAGAAATCAAAGAGATGTTTGAGTATTCCCTACGTTCTGAGGTTCAAAAAGATAAATCAACAGGTCAGGTTATGATAGATGAAACAACAAAACAGCCTATCTTAGGACGCAATGGTGGATTCTTACAAGTATCAGACTCTGTAAAAATTCATTATGATTCAACGAAACAAGGAGCAGGTAATAAACCTGAAGATAATCAAGCTGGACAACGTGTTTGGTCAATTAAAATTAAAAATAAAGCAACAGGAGAATTTGAACGTTTAGATGAATCTAAAATGTATAAATTAGCCACTAATGATTTCTTAGCAGCAGGTGGCGATGGTTATACTATGTTAGGTGGCTCTCGTGAAGAAGGACCATCATTAGATCAAGTATTTACTGATTTTTTAAGTGACATTAGTGTAGATAAGAGTGAAAAAATACTCCCAATTCGTTCTGCAAAATATGCTATTATGGATTATGAAAAAGCAATCCCTTATTCACGTATTATACCAAGTGAAACTAGTGAAGATATTATAGCGACGCCTTTAGAAGAACTTGAGAAAACGATAACTGAGAGTAAAAAATTATCGGAATCTGATTATACAGTAAAGAGTTGGATAGCTTTTAGTGAAGAGTTAGTCAAAGCAGAAAAAGTATTAACAGATAAAGACGAATCAAAAGCAAAAGAAATCAATAGTGCCTTAGTAAAACAAAAAGAAGCATTGGTATCAATAAAAACATTAAAAGCTTTAGTAAAAGAAACAGATCGTTTAAAAGAAGTGGATTATACAGTTAATACTTGGCACGTATTAACTAACGCTCTAACAGAGGCAAATAAGGTATTAACAGATGCCCAATCAAAAGAGATAGATGTAACGGTAGATACTGTAAAAGAAGTTGAAGAAGCTCTTACAAAAGCTATAAAGAATTTAGCTAAAGCAACTGCTAATAATACGACTAAAAATAAACCAACAACAACAAATAGTTTACCAAAAACAGGTGAAAAAGTATTTAATTTTGTTAGTATTGGTCTGATTCTAACGGCAGTGGCTTCAGCTACTTATGTTTTTAAAAATAAAGCATCTTAA
- a CDS encoding asparaginase, translating to MKRVLVLHTGGTISMTQEDGVGVSLSNKHPLGDKFLPLPKDIDLVVEEVFNLPSPHITPKEMLLLKERIVKAQSENFVGVVITHGTDTLEETAYFLELTLKNNLAMVLTGAMRSSNEIGSDGLYNFRQAIITAAHESARDKGVLVVMNDEIHEARFVTKTHTTSVDTFRAPTFGPIGILSKNKPIFLKDVIEEEVYPITTVEGTIPIIKAYAGMDGTLFDLLTERSIDGIVIEALGAGNLPPAVLPSLEKVLQKNIPIALVSRCANGIAEDIYSYVGGGVELKNMGVMFVRGITGPKARLRLLVALNAKLNKEELRHYMTEI from the coding sequence ATGAAAAGAGTACTCGTTTTACACACAGGCGGAACGATTTCCATGACGCAAGAAGATGGTGTAGGGGTTAGCTTATCCAATAAACATCCACTAGGTGATAAATTTTTACCATTACCAAAAGACATAGACTTAGTTGTTGAAGAGGTATTCAATTTACCCTCACCACATATCACCCCTAAAGAGATGTTATTATTAAAAGAGCGTATCGTAAAAGCCCAATCAGAAAATTTTGTGGGTGTTGTGATAACTCATGGAACCGATACGTTAGAAGAAACAGCCTATTTTTTGGAATTGACATTGAAAAATAATTTAGCAATGGTATTAACAGGAGCAATGAGAAGTAGTAATGAAATAGGATCAGATGGGTTGTATAACTTTAGGCAGGCAATTATTACAGCTGCCCATGAATCAGCTCGTGATAAAGGTGTGTTGGTTGTGATGAATGATGAAATACATGAGGCACGATTTGTCACAAAAACCCATACAACAAGTGTCGATACCTTTCGTGCTCCAACTTTTGGTCCAATCGGTATTTTATCCAAAAACAAACCTATTTTTTTAAAGGATGTTATCGAAGAAGAAGTTTATCCAATTACAACAGTGGAAGGAACTATTCCTATTATTAAGGCTTATGCTGGTATGGATGGAACATTATTTGATCTATTAACAGAACGAAGCATCGATGGGATTGTGATAGAAGCTCTTGGTGCTGGAAATTTACCTCCAGCTGTACTGCCGAGTTTGGAAAAAGTTTTACAAAAGAATATTCCTATAGCTCTAGTTTCAAGATGTGCCAATGGCATAGCAGAAGATATATATAGTTATGTTGGTGGAGGAGTAGAATTAAAAAATATGGGCGTGATGTTTGTTAGAGGTATTACTGGTCCTAAAGCACGATTGCGTCTATTAGTTGCATTAAATGCTAAACTCAATAAAGAAGAACTTAGACATTATATGACTGAAATTTAA
- a CDS encoding MFS transporter, with the protein MKKKVEMNSFTAMAILSISFILTSGVSINGTLPFIKKSLELTQVKAELLSTIPSITVIIFILLSSSISKKIGMKKTVVIGLLLVCLGGVLPKFISNNYLMIFLGRLLLGAGFGMYNALSVSFINGLYSGRKRSELLGIRNAIEGLGQMVLTFVAGLLITINWTNAYLIYFLSLPIALFFYHYVPEVEIQTDRKKNPFSLSKPLVFTAIFASSLVMNSIAVAVRFPSLAIELKGETINTSLFLSIMPALGIIAGFLFERVIRLFHFKVIYVALGINILFNLFVYLSDYSFILLLIGLFISSVPVAWILPYIFNHIEQIAKGVDINQSTSVIFIGCNLGVLLSPVMMSLLNGLFHTTDLKFPFLCFVVFYLIVLLVIRLNHDKIEKFMN; encoded by the coding sequence ATGAAAAAAAAGGTTGAAATGAATTCTTTTACTGCCATGGCAATTTTATCGATTTCATTTATTTTGACAAGTGGGGTGTCGATAAATGGTACGTTACCATTTATAAAAAAATCGCTTGAATTAACGCAAGTTAAAGCAGAGTTACTTAGTACCATTCCGAGTATTACAGTGATAATATTTATTCTATTATCTTCTAGTATCTCAAAAAAAATAGGAATGAAAAAAACAGTGGTGATTGGATTACTACTGGTTTGTCTAGGCGGAGTATTACCAAAGTTTATCTCAAATAATTATCTGATGATATTTCTTGGACGGCTATTATTAGGAGCTGGATTTGGTATGTATAATGCGTTGTCCGTCAGTTTTATAAATGGATTATATAGTGGAAGAAAACGTTCTGAATTGTTGGGGATTAGAAACGCGATCGAAGGGCTTGGTCAAATGGTTTTAACGTTTGTTGCGGGATTACTTATTACCATAAATTGGACCAATGCTTATCTTATCTATTTTTTAAGTTTGCCAATCGCGTTATTTTTTTACCACTATGTTCCAGAAGTTGAGATACAAACAGATAGAAAAAAAAATCCTTTTTCATTAAGCAAGCCACTTGTTTTTACAGCTATTTTTGCTTCAAGTTTGGTGATGAATTCAATTGCTGTAGCTGTCAGATTTCCATCATTAGCAATTGAGTTAAAAGGTGAGACGATTAATACTAGTTTATTTCTATCTATTATGCCGGCATTAGGGATTATTGCGGGATTTCTTTTTGAAAGAGTTATTCGATTATTTCATTTTAAAGTCATTTATGTTGCGTTAGGTATTAATATTTTATTTAATTTATTTGTCTATTTATCTGATTATTCGTTTATCTTACTACTTATCGGATTATTTATTTCAAGCGTTCCGGTGGCATGGATTTTACCTTATATTTTTAACCATATCGAACAAATTGCTAAAGGCGTAGATATTAATCAGTCGACATCGGTTATTTTTATTGGTTGTAATTTAGGTGTTTTGTTATCTCCAGTTATGATGAGTCTATTAAATGGACTATTTCATACAACAGATTTAAAATTTCCTTTCCTATGTTTTGTGGTATTTTATCTAATAGTACTATTAGTGATTCGACTAAACCATGATAAAATTGAGAAATTCATGAATTAA